From the genome of Candidozyma auris chromosome 2, complete sequence, one region includes:
- a CDS encoding Rab family GTPase: MSDRGILRKYKIVFLGDQSVGKTSLITRFMYDTFDEQYAATIGIDFLSKTMYLEDNKTVRLQLWDTAGQERFRSLIPSYIRDSHVAVVCYDITSKKSFSSLEKWVSDVRSERGDDVIVVIAGNKSDLSSKRQVSVEEAEEFCKQIGGKFLIETSTKANHNVKLLFKKIASCLPEFSESSEQQQQQQQQAETVDVSIDTSGPQGSTSCC; encoded by the exons ATGAGCGACCGAGGCATTCTCAGAAAATACAAAATCGTCTTCTTGGGCGACCAGAGCG TTGGAAAGACTTCGTTGATCACGAGGTTCATGTATGATACCTTTGACGAGCAGTACGCTGCGACGATTGGCATAGACTTCCTTCTGAAAACCATGTACTTGGAAGACAACAAGACGGTGCGGTTGCAGCTTTGGGATACTGCGGGCCAGGAGCGGTTCCGGTCGTTGATTCCATCGTACATTCGTGACTCGCACGTTGCCGTAGTGTGCTACGATATCACCAGCAAAAAGTCGTTCAGCAGCTTGGAAAAATGGGTTAGTGACGTGAGGCTGGAAAGAGGCGACGACGTGATTGTCGTGATTGCAGGGAACAAGAGTGATTTGAGCTCCAAAAGGCAGGTGAGCGTAGAAGAAGCCGAGGAGTTTTGCAAGCAGATTGGCGGGAAGTTTTTAATTGAGACGTCAACAAAAGCTAACCACAATGTGAAGCTTTTGTTTAAGAAGATCGCCTCGTGCTTGCCTGAGTTCAGCGAGAGCAGcgagcagcagcagcagcagcagcagcaggcaGAGACCGTGGACGTGAGCATCGACACGAGCGGTCCACAAGGATCTACCAGTTGTTGCTGA
- the BCR1 gene encoding transcription factor BCR1, whose amino-acid sequence MTEKKQKRPSKGRVFQCTGFPNCNKSFTRSEHLARHRRKHTGERPFTCPHCHKNFSRLDNLRQHKQTVHALENYVKKRDKEPSPPYVNADFRHDTPQGQIQSQQPQHPQSSHHQQPSSVLPLPQTLTPHGNRPMVSPPSSGSPNYGTTSAYYPSPYVGNGAPSSSGPGAPGPLRAASTLLRDPPKFNPKTRPKPLALVHSFTDDTYLHPSRRTDIPGTFTQAGSLDPPLRTAPPAATFAASGFLAPAGASWSLGSGSGPGSGSGLGPSSFQMSAGSASITSATLPAPSTSRFAYLTPMMVSPLSPLFHQSFNQVLKGVSGSNASNGSVSASTNANANSNANGANDASAKSPNGNSNGSAKTGPAVNGVGGSAPDNAAAAAASVGVLPPVRLPAIDAGREKAWLRDMLNDEKSEKPSRVAINSLIEKN is encoded by the coding sequence ATGAccgaaaagaagcagaagagaCCCTCCAAGGGAAGGGTGTTCCAGTGCACGGGGTTCCCAAACTGCAACAAGTCTTTTACCCGCCTGGAGCACTTGGCCCGCCACCGCCGTAAACACACGGGCGAAAGACCCTTTACGTGCCCCCACTGCCACAAGAACTTCTCTCGCTTGGACAACCTCAGACAGCACAAGCAGACGGTCCATGCTCTCGAGAACTACGTCAAGAAGCGCGACAAAGAACCGCTGCCCCCCTACGTCAATGCCGACTTTCGGCACGACACTCCTCAGGGCCAGATCCAGAGCCAGCAGCCCCAACACCCCCAGTCAagccatcatcaacaacctTCAAGTGTCCTCCCTCTTCCCCAGACACTCACTCCTCACGGCAACAGGCCCATGGTGTCGCCGCCGTCCTCAGGCCTGCCCAACTACGGCACGACATCTGCCTACTACCCTCTGCCCTACGTGGGTAATGGGGCTCCCTCGAGCAGTGGGCCGGGAGCTCCAGGACCCTTGAGGGCAGCGTCGACGCTTCTTCGTGACCCTCCCAAATTCAACCCGAAAACGCGACCAAAGCCCTTGGCCCTTGTCCACTCCTTCACCGACGACACCTACCTCCATCCCTCGAGGCGCACCGATATCCCGGGCACCTTCACCCAGGCGGGCTCCTTAGATCCACCGCTTCGCACCGCTCCTCCCGCAGCCACTTTTGCCGCGCTGGGGTTTCTAGCTCCCGCCGGAGCCTCTTGGAGCTTAGGGTCAGGGTCAGGGCCAGGGTCAGGCTCCGGCTTGGGCCCCAGCTCGTTTCAGATGTCCGCAGGCTCGGCAAGCATCACCTCTGCCACCCTTCCTGCGCCGTCCACCAGCCGCTTCGCCTACCTCACGCCCATGATGGTGAGCCCGCTTTCGCCATTGTTCCACCAGTCGTTCAATCAGGTGTTGAAGGGCGTGAGTGGCAGCAACGCTTCCAACGGTAGTGTGAGCGCCAGCACCAACGCCAATGCCAATTCCAATGCCAATGGCGCCAACGATGCCAGCGCCAAAAGTCCCAACGGTAACAGTAACGGCAGCGCCAAAACGGGCCCTGCTGTCAACGGTGTGGGTGGCCTGGCCCCTGACaacgctgctgctgctgccgcctCCGTGGGCGTGCTCCCGCCAGTGCGCCTTCCTGCAATCGATGCTGGACGAGAAAAGGCATGGCTTCGCGACATGTTGAACGACGAAAAGCTGGAGAAGCCATCGAGAGTGGCGATCAACAGCTTGATCGAAAAGAATTAG
- the PPZ1 gene encoding salt homeostasis regulator, with the protein MGNSPSKSKNGLALSRSDTGMSQRSNRSIRSRLSGSKEDSPRLSSRKGSATSLPRPDSVPNDDGGAQESAIADDTDTDNDAYIHPSMQTPEPKSPILIRRNTNDTEFSGNLSLPPTNEDGGQLSKTPTNSNFQTPSGSLTPQATGGTNSNNTDTATGDKSDTVSVSSKRSGRSSISARTAPSRRGSSRTLEPVQHEGSNSCSNPLEIEDFIQRLLDAGYSGKRTKNVCLKNNEIQLICSKAREIFLSQPSLLELSPPVKVVGDVHGQYLDLIRVFTKCGFPPSTNYLFLGDYVDRGKQSLETILLLLCYKIKYPENFFLLRGNHECANVTRVYGFYDECKRRCNIKTWKLFIDTFNTLPIAAIVAGKIFCVHGGLSPVLNSMEEIRNIARPTDVPDFGLLNDLLWSDPADTMNEWEDNERGVSYVFSKTAINKFLQKFGFDLVCRAHMVVEDGYEFFNDRTLVTVFSAPNYCGEFDNWGAVMSVSDELLCSFELLDPLDSVALKQTMKKGKQERKQAQLVRQQSR; encoded by the coding sequence ATGGGCAACTCGCCATCGAAATCGAAAAATGGTCTTGCCCTTTCTAGGTCCGACACTGGCATGTCCCAGAGGTCCAATCGATCGATCCGCTCGCGTCTTTCGGGCTCCAAAGAGGACCTGCCTCGCTTGAGCAGCCGAAAGGGCTCGGCGACGTCGCTACCGAGGCCTGACAGCGTCCCCAATGACGATGGCGGCGCTCAGGAATCTGCGATTGCCGATGACACCGACACCGACAACGACGCCTACATCCATCCGTCGATGCAGACTCCTGAACCCAAACTGCCCATCTTGATCAGAAGGAATACAAACGACACAGAATTTTCGGGCAATCTTTCGCTTCCCCCAACCAACGAGGACGGCGGCCAGCTCTCCAAAACGCCGACGAATAGCAACTTCCAAACTCCTAGCGGCAGTCTCACCCCACAGGCTACCGGCGGCACTAATAGCAACAACACCGACACCGCAACTGGCGACAAATCCGATACTGTGTCGGTGAGTTCCAAGCGATCTGGTCGTTCGCTGATCTCCGCAAGAACTGCTCCTTCGAGGCGTGGCTCCTCCAGGACTCTAGAGCCTGTGCAACATGAAGGTTCTAACCTGTGTCTGAACCCACTTGAGATCGAGGACTTCATTCAGAGGCTCCTTGACGCCGGCTACTCTGGGAAAAGAACGAAAAACGTTTGTCTCAAGAACAATGAGATCCAGTTGATTTGCTCCAAAGCTAGAGAGATCTTCTTGCTGCAGCCTTCGTTGCTCGAGCTCAGTCCTCCCGTAAAAGTTGTGGGCGACGTGCATGGCCAGTACCTCGATTTGATTCGAGTGTTCACAAAATGTGGCTTCCCTCCACTGACAAACTATCTATTTTTGGGTGACTACGTTGACAGAGGCAAACAGTCGTTGGAGACgattcttctccttctctgttACAAAATCAAATACCCAGAGaacttttttcttcttagAGGCAACCACGAGTGCGCCAACGTGACACGAGTATACGGATTTTACGACGAGTGCAAGCGCCGCTGTAACATCAAGACATGGAAGTTGTTCATTGACACCTTCAACACATTACCCATAGCCGCCATTGTCGCCGGAAAGATCTTCTGCGTGCATGGTGGGCTTTCGCCCGTTCTCAACTCGATGGAGGAGATAAGAAACATCGCCAGGCCAACGGACGTGCCAGATTTTGGCCTTCTCAACGACTTGCTCTGGTCAGATCCCGCAGACACCATGAATGAATGGGAAGACAATGAGCGAGGGGTATCGTACGTGTTTTCCAAGACAGCCATTAACAAATTTTTGCAGAAGTTTGGCTTTGACTTGGTTTGTCGGGCGCACATGGTTGTGGAAGACGGGTACGAATTTTTCAACGATCGAACATTAGTGACGGTGTTCAGTGCACCCAACTACTGCGGAGAGTTTGACAACTGGGGCGCCGTAATGAGTGTGAGCGACGAATTGCTCTGCTCGTTCGAGTTGCTCGACCCATTAGACTCGGTAGCATTGAAGCAGACCATGAAGAAAGGCAAGCAGGAGCGAAAGCAGGCACAGTTGGTGCGGCAACAGAGCAGATag